The Deltaproteobacteria bacterium region TTTTATTTATAAAATAAGTATGTTATCTTTCAATGGCAGACAAAAATTCTTCACCAAAAAGGTGCCCCCATATAGTGTTTATTTCTTTCGGCCTTTGAAGCCACAAGGGGACAGCCAATTTCACCAAATCTGCTTCGTTGCCGGGCACTTGAAGTACAGGGAGTACGTCTGCGTGCCCTCCGCCTCGTATCTTTGGCAAACTTGGCTGCTGAATAATTCGGGTTCATACTATAGTCTGTAGATTTATAGTCTGCATTCGAACACAAATGATGTTCGATGAAGAAAAACGCTTCAAAAGGCTCGGAAGACAGGCCTATTGCCAAGTCGTTTGGCCAGGTTCTCCAGCAACTTCGCCAAGACCGTGGCCTCTCTCAAGAAGAACTTGGGTTTGCCAGCGGGTATCACCGCACATATATAAGTCTGCTTGAACGGGGGCATAAAAGCCCGTCTCTTCGCACCATCTTTGAATTAGCCAAGGCGTTAAAGGTAGAGCCGTCCGAGATAGTTGAGCGAGTTCAGTCTCTTGCCACCTATCGTTCCAAAAAACAGGCATAAGATCAACTCAGTTTAGCATGAAAATCGTCCGAATGGAGCCAATAATCGACGCCGGGGCATTCTTCCACTCTCATGAATGGAGAGAGATCGAAGGACACATCGTCCAGGCAATCAAGTCGATCGAATGGCCTCCTGGCTCTGGTTCTTTTACGCTCTATGATGAACCTGGCAAAAAGCGCGGCCAGGGTAGCGGTGTCAAACCCATAAAAGAGGCATGTATGCACAAGCTGAAATCTCTGGGTTGGCAGTTGGAAACACCTGTTGACATAGCAACGGTCAGAAGACCAGGACCGATGGATGCTACTCGTCCGGTCGATGATCGCCTCTTCTGCGTTGAGTGGGAAACAGGAAATGTATCATCCAGCCATCGTGCGATAAACAAAATGGCATTGGGTATTCTGAAGAAAATACTGATCGGCGGAGCCTTGATTGTGCCTACCAGAGAAATGTATAAATATCTCACGGATAGGATCGGCAATTTTCCTGAAATCGAACCTTACTTTCCCTTGTGGAGAGCCCTTCGTGTCGAAGAAGGATTGCTCCTCGTCATAGCTGTTGAACACGATGCGGTCAGTCAGGATGTACCACGAATAAAAAAGGGCACTGACGGAAGGGCTCTCCAGTAAAGCCTCAGTTTCGATAGAGCATCAGAATATATTCACGCCGCATTGTATTGGAAATACCCGTGATGGGCCTACTCATCGTTTTTACTGATTGGAAACCATGTTTTGAGCTCAAATCGGTTAGTATTTCATG contains the following coding sequences:
- a CDS encoding XRE family transcriptional regulator — encoded protein: MKKNASKGSEDRPIAKSFGQVLQQLRQDRGLSQEELGFASGYHRTYISLLERGHKSPSLRTIFELAKALKVEPSEIVERVQSLATYRSKKQA